From the genome of Nicotiana sylvestris chromosome 2, ASM39365v2, whole genome shotgun sequence, one region includes:
- the LOC104235760 gene encoding uncharacterized protein: MWSTTANYVMEASREVLGVSKGFSGRHQGDWWWNDTVQGKVEVKKVAYAKLAGSTSEEERSANRERHKVARKEAKLAVTEAKNAAFRNLYEELGEKGGERKLFRLAKVRDRKAQDLDQVRCIKDEDGRVLMGESHIKQRWRTYFYDLLNEEGDRDIVLGDLGNSKSPRDFSYCRRIKVEEVVGRCDEEDAEVMEVEYSGTVVQEQR, translated from the exons atgtggtcgacgacggcgaaCTATGTGATGGAGGCGTCGAGAGAGGTGCTAGGTGTATCGAAGGGTTTTTCTGGCAGGCAccaaggagattggtggtggaatgacaCAGTCCAAGGTAAAGTAGAGGTGAAGAAGGTAGCGTACGCGAAGTTAGCAGGGAGCACAAGCGAGGAGGAGAGGAGTGCGAATAGAGAGAGGCACAAAGtggctaggaaggaggcaaagctGGCGGTTACGGAGGCTAAGAATGCAGCGTTTAGAAATCTATACGAGGAATTAGGGGAGAAAGGCGGGGAAAGGAAGTTGTTTCGGCTGGCTAAAGTGAGGGATAGGAAGGCCcaggatctggaccaagtaaggtgcatcaaagacgaggatggtagagtattgatggGAGAGTCCCATATTAAGCAGAGATGGCGGACGTACTTTTACGATCTTTTGAATGAGGAGGGGGACCGGGATATAGTGCTAGGGGACTTGGGGAATTCGAAGAGTCCCCGAGATTTTAGCTATTGCAGGCGCATTAAGGTGGAAGAGGTCGTGGGGCGTTGC GACGAAGAGGATGCCGAAGTAATGGAGGTCGAGTACAGTGGtaccgttgtacaagaacaaaggtga